In a genomic window of Sphingomonas koreensis:
- a CDS encoding acylphosphatase produces the protein MAAQRLVIEGRVQRVGYRDWAVRTARQLGVIGWVRNLQDGRVEILADGEDMALDTFVDRCREGPAMANVAKVDAMPAEAGNVKGFTKRFTA, from the coding sequence ATGGCGGCGCAGCGTTTGGTAATTGAGGGGCGCGTGCAGCGCGTGGGCTATCGCGACTGGGCGGTTCGCACCGCACGCCAGCTGGGCGTGATCGGATGGGTCCGCAACCTCCAGGATGGCCGGGTCGAAATTCTGGCGGATGGCGAGGACATGGCGCTCGACACCTTCGTCGATCGTTGCCGTGAGGGACCTGCAATGGCCAATGTCGCCAAGGTCGATGCGATGCCGGCGGAAGCCGGCAATGTGAAGGGCTTCACAAAGCGGTTCACCGCTTAG
- the ahpF gene encoding alkyl hydroperoxide reductase subunit F gives MLDAHLKQQLEGYLVNIREPIELVASLGDDAKSRELETLLTEIADLSGKIALVRADDKRKPSFMIRRAGTDIGVRFAGIPMGHEFTSLVLALLQVGGHPSKAAQDVIEQVKGLEGELHFETYFSLSCQNCPDVVQALNLMAVLNPQISHVAIDGALFKAEVDARQVLAVPTVFLNGEPFGSGRMELEQIVAKLDSGADAKAAAKLEAKEPFDVLVVGGGPAGAASAIYTARKGLRVGVAAERFGGQVLDTMGIENFISVPYTEGPKLAAQLESHVKENEVDIMNLQRAEKLIPASHEGGLHEVVLANGATLKAKTVILSTGARWRQMGVPGENEYRNKGVAYCPHCDGPLFKGKRVAVIGGGNSGVEAAIDLAGIVAHVTLIEYDSQLRADAVLQRKLASLPNVRIITSALTTRVSGAEKVTGLTYKDRNSGEEHDIELEGIFVQIGLVPNTEWLKDAIALTPRGEIEIDARGETSQPGIFAAGDATTVPYKQIVIAMGAGSTAALSAFDYLIRLPAEEIEAAAA, from the coding sequence ATGCTCGACGCACATCTCAAGCAGCAGCTTGAAGGCTATCTGGTGAACATTCGCGAGCCGATCGAACTCGTCGCCAGCCTGGGCGACGACGCCAAGTCGCGCGAGCTCGAGACCCTGCTCACCGAGATCGCGGACCTCTCCGGGAAGATTGCGCTCGTTCGCGCAGACGACAAGCGCAAGCCGAGCTTCATGATCCGCCGCGCCGGCACCGATATCGGTGTGCGCTTCGCCGGCATCCCGATGGGGCACGAGTTCACCAGCCTGGTCCTCGCTTTGCTCCAGGTCGGCGGTCACCCGTCCAAGGCGGCGCAGGACGTGATCGAGCAGGTCAAGGGACTTGAGGGCGAACTGCATTTCGAGACTTATTTCTCGCTGTCGTGCCAGAACTGCCCGGATGTGGTTCAGGCGCTGAACCTGATGGCGGTGCTCAACCCCCAGATCAGCCACGTCGCGATCGACGGCGCGCTGTTCAAGGCTGAGGTCGACGCGCGTCAGGTCCTTGCCGTCCCCACCGTCTTCCTCAACGGCGAGCCGTTCGGCTCGGGCCGCATGGAACTCGAACAGATCGTCGCCAAGCTCGATAGCGGCGCCGATGCCAAGGCGGCAGCAAAGCTCGAGGCGAAGGAGCCGTTCGACGTGCTCGTGGTCGGCGGTGGCCCCGCCGGGGCGGCCTCGGCCATCTACACCGCGCGCAAGGGCCTTCGCGTCGGTGTCGCTGCCGAGCGCTTCGGCGGCCAGGTGCTCGACACGATGGGCATCGAGAACTTCATCTCCGTTCCTTACACCGAAGGCCCCAAGCTCGCCGCGCAGCTCGAGAGCCACGTCAAGGAGAATGAGGTCGATATCATGAACCTCCAGCGCGCCGAGAAACTGATCCCGGCGTCGCATGAAGGCGGGTTGCATGAGGTCGTGCTGGCCAATGGCGCGACGCTGAAGGCCAAGACCGTGATCCTCTCGACCGGCGCGCGTTGGCGCCAGATGGGCGTGCCGGGCGAAAACGAGTACCGCAACAAGGGCGTGGCTTACTGCCCGCATTGCGACGGCCCGCTGTTCAAGGGGAAGCGTGTCGCAGTGATCGGCGGCGGCAATTCGGGTGTCGAGGCGGCGATTGACCTTGCCGGCATCGTCGCGCACGTCACGCTGATCGAATATGACAGCCAGCTGCGCGCTGACGCGGTGCTTCAGCGCAAGCTTGCCAGCCTTCCCAACGTCAGGATCATCACCTCGGCGCTCACCACCCGCGTTAGCGGCGCGGAGAAGGTTACCGGCCTGACCTACAAGGACCGCAACAGCGGTGAGGAGCATGACATCGAGCTGGAGGGCATCTTCGTCCAGATCGGACTGGTGCCCAACACCGAATGGCTCAAGGACGCGATTGCCCTCACCCCGCGCGGCGAGATCGAGATCGACGCGCGCGGCGAGACCAGCCAGCCGGGCATCTTCGCCGCGGGTGACGCCACCACGGTGCCGTACAAGCAGATCGTCATTGCGATGGGCGCCGGCTCGACTGCCGCCCTCTCCGCCTTCGACTATCTCATCCGCCTGCCCGCGGAGGAGATCGAGGCCGCCGCGGCCTGA
- a CDS encoding SDR family oxidoreductase, with product MKTILITGCSSGYGLETARHFLAMGWNVIATMRTPREGILPVSDRLRILALDVTKPESIAAALEAAGPIDVLVNNAGIGLIGALEATTMAKARAIFETNTFGVMAMTQAVIPAFRARGSGVIVNVTSSVALAPMPLVSVYTASKTAIEGFTGSLAHELGAFGVRVALIQPGYGPDTRFTRNTDVTIDEAIPPAYMPFAQPILSAFASPGQTTTAADVADGVWRAVHDENNQLSFPAGPDAVALAQAG from the coding sequence ATGAAGACCATCCTCATCACTGGCTGTTCCTCCGGCTATGGCCTCGAAACGGCACGCCATTTCCTCGCCATGGGCTGGAACGTCATCGCCACGATGCGTACCCCGCGCGAGGGCATCCTACCGGTTTCGGATCGCCTGCGCATCCTTGCGCTGGACGTGACCAAGCCCGAGAGTATCGCGGCAGCGCTCGAAGCCGCTGGCCCGATCGACGTGTTGGTGAACAATGCCGGGATCGGCCTGATCGGCGCGCTCGAAGCGACGACGATGGCGAAGGCGCGTGCGATCTTCGAGACCAACACCTTCGGCGTGATGGCCATGACCCAGGCGGTGATCCCGGCCTTTCGCGCCCGCGGCTCGGGCGTCATCGTCAATGTGACGTCCAGCGTGGCTCTGGCGCCGATGCCACTCGTGTCGGTCTACACCGCAAGCAAGACCGCGATCGAGGGCTTCACCGGCTCGCTCGCGCACGAGCTTGGTGCCTTTGGTGTGCGCGTAGCGCTGATCCAGCCGGGCTATGGCCCGGACACGCGCTTCACCCGGAACACCGATGTGACGATCGATGAAGCGATCCCGCCTGCATATATGCCCTTCGCCCAACCCATTCTGAGTGCATTCGCCTCGCCTGGCCAGACCACGACAGCCGCTGATGTCGCCGATGGTGTGTGGCGGGCGGTTCATGACGAGAACAATCAACTCAGCTTTCCTGCCGGACCGGATGCGGTCGCGCTGGCGCAAGCGGGCTAA
- the pgsA gene encoding CDP-diacylglycerol--glycerol-3-phosphate 3-phosphatidyltransferase has product MLTLPNVLTLSRIVTVPLLVFFLWWRDWQTGYALGFATYCLMGITDYFDGYLARSRGTVSKLGIFLDPIADKIMVAAVILMLCAKGIIADLHVIAALVILLREIAVSGLREFLGGIQVSVPVSALAKWKTALQLASLGGLVLAGAVPGSLWVYDVSLAMLWGAAVLTLITGWDYLRVGLKHMDS; this is encoded by the coding sequence ATGCTGACGCTGCCCAATGTCCTGACGCTATCGCGAATCGTCACCGTGCCGTTGCTGGTGTTCTTCCTGTGGTGGCGCGACTGGCAGACCGGCTATGCGCTCGGGTTCGCGACCTACTGCCTGATGGGAATCACCGATTATTTCGACGGCTATCTCGCACGCTCGCGCGGGACGGTGTCGAAGCTCGGCATCTTCCTCGATCCGATAGCCGACAAGATCATGGTCGCTGCGGTAATCCTGATGCTGTGTGCCAAGGGGATCATCGCCGACCTGCATGTCATCGCCGCGCTGGTCATCCTGCTGCGCGAGATCGCGGTTTCGGGGCTGCGCGAGTTTCTGGGCGGCATCCAGGTATCGGTACCGGTTTCGGCGCTGGCCAAATGGAAGACCGCGCTGCAACTGGCGTCGCTCGGCGGGTTGGTGCTTGCCGGCGCGGTACCGGGATCGCTCTGGGTATATGACGTAAGCCTGGCCATGCTGTGGGGCGCTGCCGTGCTCACGCTGATCACCGGTTGGGACTATCTGCGCGTCGGCCTCAAACACATGGATAGTTGA
- a CDS encoding DUF2794 domain-containing protein, which translates to MSAIVTPFPLKAPDQVGFERLELTRILDLYGRMVAAGHWRDYAIQFGRDAAVFAAFRRAAERPEFRVEKRPSLRNRQGMWALVNESGAVLKRGHELGPVLAPVERRLMKLVDE; encoded by the coding sequence GTGAGCGCGATCGTCACGCCATTTCCGCTCAAGGCACCCGACCAGGTCGGGTTCGAGCGGCTTGAGCTCACCCGGATCCTGGATCTGTACGGACGAATGGTGGCGGCTGGGCATTGGCGCGACTATGCGATCCAATTCGGTCGAGACGCCGCCGTCTTTGCTGCGTTCCGCCGTGCCGCCGAGCGCCCCGAATTTCGAGTCGAGAAACGCCCGTCGCTGCGCAATCGGCAGGGTATGTGGGCGCTGGTCAACGAAAGCGGCGCGGTGCTCAAGCGCGGGCACGAACTCGGCCCCGTGCTTGCGCCAGTCGAACGAAGGCTGATGAAGCTGGTCGATGAATAG
- the moaD gene encoding molybdopterin converting factor subunit 1: protein MQLLYFAWVRERIGVGEERVEPPEAVRTVADLADWLGGRSAGHAEALGDLGKLRAAVDQRFVPLDSELGSAKEVAFFPPVTGG, encoded by the coding sequence ATGCAACTGCTCTACTTCGCCTGGGTACGCGAGCGCATCGGCGTCGGCGAGGAGAGGGTCGAGCCGCCCGAAGCAGTGCGGACGGTGGCCGATCTGGCAGACTGGCTTGGCGGGCGAAGTGCGGGCCATGCCGAGGCACTTGGCGATCTCGGCAAGTTGCGTGCGGCGGTGGATCAGCGCTTCGTGCCGCTCGACAGCGAGCTAGGGTCGGCGAAGGAGGTCGCCTTCTTCCCGCCGGTGACGGGCGGATGA
- a CDS encoding carbonic anhydrase, whose translation MTHFTDLVDGYRRFRSADYRRQRERWAQLAEAQSPKVMVIACSDSRVEPAQIFDTLPGEIFVVRNVANLVPPFENDGGRHGVSAALEFAVTRLNVEEIVVMGHGMCGGAHAALTEMFQDAAPGDGGFVHAWVSLLDGARDRVKAKYGNGPEASREMELETVRTSIANLRTFPFIPEREADGRLTVHGAYFAIADGVLHVMDESGSFAPA comes from the coding sequence ATGACTCACTTCACCGATCTCGTCGACGGCTATCGCCGTTTCCGCAGCGCCGACTATCGCCGTCAGCGCGAACGCTGGGCGCAGCTTGCGGAGGCACAGTCGCCCAAGGTCATGGTGATCGCCTGTTCGGACAGCCGCGTCGAACCCGCGCAGATCTTCGACACGCTGCCGGGCGAAATCTTCGTGGTCCGCAATGTCGCCAACCTAGTCCCGCCGTTCGAGAATGACGGCGGGCGGCATGGCGTTTCGGCAGCGCTCGAGTTCGCGGTGACCAGACTCAACGTCGAGGAAATCGTGGTGATGGGACATGGTATGTGCGGTGGCGCGCACGCCGCGCTGACCGAGATGTTTCAGGACGCCGCACCCGGAGACGGCGGCTTCGTCCACGCCTGGGTCAGCCTGCTCGATGGTGCGCGCGACCGGGTCAAGGCGAAGTACGGCAACGGGCCGGAGGCGTCGCGTGAGATGGAACTGGAAACCGTCCGCACCTCGATCGCCAACCTGCGCACCTTCCCGTTCATTCCCGAGCGCGAAGCCGATGGCCGGCTGACCGTCCACGGCGCCTATTTCGCCATCGCCGACGGGGTGCTGCATGTCATGGACGAAAGCGGCAGCTTCGCTCCCGCCTAG
- the epsC gene encoding serine O-acetyltransferase EpsC: protein MFGGLGAYLDSIRARDPAPRSRAEILLYPGVWALFWHRVAHRLYRANLFFLARFVNHTSRWLTGIDIHPGARIGRNFFIDHGFVVIGETAEIGNDVTIYQCVTLGGTSPDNGVAGKRHPTLMDGVIIGSGAQVLGPITVNPRARIGANAVVTKDVPEGAVMVGIPAKATLVEADKWQKDFVPYGTPCSELYDPATQKLEIMRCELEAMRKRVDELLAERETGSRTGKQRDRA from the coding sequence ATGTTCGGTGGTCTGGGAGCCTATCTGGATTCGATTCGCGCGCGGGATCCCGCGCCGCGGAGCCGTGCGGAGATTCTTCTCTATCCTGGCGTCTGGGCGCTTTTCTGGCACCGCGTCGCGCACCGGTTGTACAGGGCGAACCTGTTCTTCCTCGCCCGTTTCGTGAATCACACATCGCGCTGGCTGACCGGAATCGACATCCATCCGGGCGCAAGGATCGGCCGTAACTTCTTCATCGACCATGGTTTCGTGGTGATCGGCGAGACGGCGGAGATCGGCAACGATGTCACCATCTATCAGTGCGTGACGCTCGGTGGCACCAGTCCCGACAATGGCGTTGCGGGCAAACGGCATCCCACGCTGATGGACGGCGTCATCATTGGCTCGGGCGCGCAGGTGCTTGGTCCGATCACGGTCAACCCGCGTGCGCGTATCGGCGCAAATGCGGTAGTCACGAAGGATGTGCCCGAGGGAGCCGTAATGGTCGGCATCCCCGCCAAGGCGACCCTGGTCGAAGCGGACAAGTGGCAGAAGGACTTCGTGCCTTACGGCACACCGTGCAGCGAGCTTTACGACCCCGCAACGCAGAAGCTGGAAATCATGCGCTGCGAACTGGAGGCGATGCGCAAGCGGGTCGATGAACTGCTCGCCGAACGTGAAACCGGCAGCCGCACCGGGAAGCAGCGCGACCGGGCGTGA
- the ahpC gene encoding alkyl hydroperoxide reductase subunit C → MALIGSSLKPFTATAFKEGKFVDVTDADVRGKWAVFFFYPADFTFVCPTELEDLADVYPTLQKMGVEVYSVSTDTHFSHKAWHDTSPAIGKINYYMLGDQNHTLSSNFDVLREGQGLADRGTFVIDPEGVIQIVEITSEGVGRNAQELLRKIKAAQYVAAHPGEVCPAKWEEGESTLAPSLDLVGKI, encoded by the coding sequence ATGGCCCTCATCGGAAGCTCGCTCAAGCCGTTCACTGCGACCGCCTTCAAGGAAGGCAAGTTCGTCGACGTCACCGACGCCGACGTGCGCGGCAAGTGGGCCGTCTTCTTCTTCTACCCGGCGGACTTCACCTTCGTCTGCCCGACCGAGCTGGAGGACCTCGCCGACGTCTATCCGACCCTGCAGAAGATGGGCGTCGAGGTATATTCGGTGTCGACCGACACGCATTTCAGCCACAAGGCATGGCACGATACCTCGCCCGCGATCGGCAAGATCAACTACTATATGCTGGGCGACCAGAACCACACGCTGTCGAGCAATTTCGACGTGCTGCGTGAGGGTCAGGGCCTTGCCGACCGCGGCACGTTCGTGATCGATCCGGAAGGCGTGATCCAGATCGTCGAGATCACCAGCGAGGGCGTCGGCCGCAACGCGCAGGAGCTGCTGCGCAAGATCAAGGCAGCGCAGTATGTTGCAGCGCACCCGGGTGAAGTCTGCCCGGCAAAGTGGGAAGAGGGTGAAAGCACTCTGGCCCCGTCGCTCGACCTCGTCGGCAAGATTTAA
- a CDS encoding AraC family transcriptional regulator, translating to MHDPLSQVIALLRPQGVSSKLISAAGRWGVRYGDYGAPSFCTVIEGACRLAVEGQEPVTLQAGDFVLMPATPGFVLSGFDPVVPAFVDPKEAPPAEDEVRHGDREGDPDVRLLGGFFLFGSPDTSLLVSLLPALVHLRDAERLSVLVRLVAEESRSVQPGRDLVLERLVEILLIEALRTTQRDGPPPGLLRGLSDRRLAEAMRRMHADPARPWTVEQLARDAAMSRSAFFERFTGAVGVPPMEYLLAWRMALAKDLLRRRDVPLAEVAERVGYGSASTFSTAFSRHVGQPPGRYARAAA from the coding sequence ATGCATGATCCGCTATCTCAAGTCATCGCCCTGCTCCGGCCACAGGGCGTTTCGTCCAAGCTGATCAGCGCGGCCGGGCGCTGGGGCGTGCGTTACGGAGACTATGGCGCGCCAAGCTTCTGTACGGTGATCGAGGGCGCGTGCCGGCTTGCGGTCGAGGGGCAAGAGCCGGTGACGCTGCAGGCCGGGGACTTCGTGTTGATGCCAGCGACGCCGGGGTTCGTCCTCTCGGGCTTCGACCCGGTTGTCCCGGCCTTCGTCGATCCAAAGGAGGCGCCGCCGGCGGAGGATGAGGTGCGGCATGGCGACAGGGAAGGCGACCCCGATGTTCGCCTGCTCGGTGGGTTCTTCCTGTTCGGATCACCCGATACGTCGCTGCTCGTCTCGCTGTTGCCGGCGCTTGTCCACCTTCGCGATGCCGAGCGGCTGTCGGTGCTCGTCCGGTTGGTCGCGGAGGAGAGCAGATCGGTCCAGCCCGGTCGCGACTTGGTGTTGGAGCGCCTGGTCGAGATCCTGCTGATCGAGGCATTGCGCACGACGCAGCGGGATGGGCCGCCACCGGGGTTGCTGCGGGGGTTGAGCGACCGCAGGCTCGCGGAGGCGATGCGCCGAATGCATGCCGATCCGGCGCGTCCCTGGACCGTCGAGCAGCTCGCGCGCGATGCGGCAATGTCGCGGTCCGCCTTCTTCGAGCGCTTCACCGGCGCAGTGGGGGTGCCGCCGATGGAGTATCTGCTGGCGTGGCGGATGGCGCTGGCCAAGGACCTGCTGCGCCGCCGCGACGTTCCGCTGGCAGAAGTCGCCGAGCGCGTCGGCTATGGTTCGGCCAGCACCTTCAGCACGGCGTTCAGCCGCCATGTGGGACAGCCGCCCGGACGCTATGCCCGGGCGGCCGCCTGA
- a CDS encoding molybdenum cofactor biosynthesis protein MoaE, translating to MIRVSVDHAPIDIGTEMAGIEETGAGAVASFTGIVRADDGVTAMELEHYPGMTEAVLCDLAEQAMARWGLLSAVIVHRVGQMVPGDRVVLVATAATHRRQALDACAFLIDRLKTDAPFWKREARGEASRWVEARASDDQAAARWTGPDDNPD from the coding sequence ATGATCCGCGTTTCGGTCGATCATGCGCCCATCGATATCGGCACCGAAATGGCCGGGATCGAGGAGACCGGCGCCGGGGCGGTGGCAAGTTTCACCGGTATCGTCCGAGCCGATGACGGCGTGACGGCGATGGAGCTGGAACATTATCCCGGGATGACCGAAGCGGTGCTTTGCGACCTGGCCGAGCAGGCGATGGCGCGCTGGGGATTGCTCTCTGCAGTGATCGTGCATCGCGTCGGGCAGATGGTGCCCGGCGATCGCGTGGTTCTGGTCGCGACGGCCGCCACGCACCGGCGCCAAGCGCTGGATGCCTGCGCGTTTCTGATCGACCGGCTCAAGACGGACGCACCGTTCTGGAAGCGCGAGGCACGGGGGGAAGCATCGCGCTGGGTCGAGGCGCGGGCGAGTGACGATCAGGCTGCGGCGCGCTGGACCGGTCCGGACGATAACCCCGACTGA
- a CDS encoding polyphosphate kinase 2 family protein: MKIDLNDYETGDKFAGDYEKALADVQARLELIQVAHIIHKRPAILVLEGWDAAGKGGIIKRLTARWDPRFFEVMPIAAPSENELAHHFLWRFWKRLPARGHIAVFDRSWYGRVLVERVEGYASKAEWTRGYGEINDFETQQIDTGATIVKLFVHITQEKQDKELAERLDDPWKRWKTGPDDYRNRAKRAEYLEAIEDMFAKTSTKQAPWTVIDGNSRKAGRIAALTAIADQLEAKVPMVPPAIDPEFESMARAALAAS; this comes from the coding sequence ATGAAAATCGACCTCAATGACTATGAAACCGGCGACAAGTTCGCAGGGGACTATGAAAAGGCGCTTGCCGATGTGCAGGCACGGCTCGAGCTGATCCAGGTCGCCCACATCATCCACAAGCGGCCGGCGATCCTGGTACTCGAGGGGTGGGACGCAGCGGGGAAGGGCGGCATCATCAAGCGCCTCACCGCACGCTGGGATCCTCGCTTCTTCGAAGTGATGCCGATCGCGGCGCCGAGCGAGAACGAACTCGCCCATCATTTCCTTTGGCGTTTCTGGAAGCGACTGCCGGCGCGAGGGCACATCGCGGTCTTCGACCGCAGCTGGTACGGCCGCGTACTCGTCGAGCGGGTCGAGGGCTATGCGAGTAAGGCCGAGTGGACGCGCGGCTATGGCGAGATCAACGATTTCGAGACGCAGCAGATCGATACGGGCGCTACGATCGTGAAGCTGTTCGTCCACATCACCCAGGAGAAGCAGGACAAGGAGCTGGCCGAACGGCTCGATGATCCGTGGAAACGCTGGAAGACCGGGCCGGACGACTATCGCAACCGGGCGAAACGCGCCGAGTATCTCGAAGCCATCGAAGATATGTTCGCAAAGACCAGCACCAAGCAGGCACCCTGGACGGTAATCGACGGTAACAGTCGCAAGGCGGGACGAATCGCGGCGCTGACGGCTATCGCCGATCAGCTTGAGGCGAAGGTGCCGATGGTGCCGCCGGCGATCGATCCGGAATTCGAGTCGATGGCACGCGCCGCCCTGGCGGCCAGCTAG
- a CDS encoding hydrogen peroxide-inducible genes activator → MAQTYLPTLKQLQYLVALKDHGHFGRAAEASYVTQSTLSAGLRELETLIGVVLVERTRRVVRFTPLGERIVDKARRVLREAEELADLARAAGRPLSGEMRMSVIPTIAPFLLPRILPRLRADYPDLKLFLREEPSGAACESLHTGRTDCVLLALPYACGDVETAPLFDDRLFVAFPEGEYEPDHKSVTPGEIDETRLLLLEDGHCLKDHALAACNRPELRAEATMLGTSLHTMVQMVDNGLGVTMLPEMALDAGILDHTQVTARPLQAENPSRRIALVWRKASPRERDFRLLAEVLAQSGLSSGPVQRAAA, encoded by the coding sequence ATGGCGCAGACTTACCTCCCTACGCTCAAACAGCTTCAATATCTGGTCGCGCTCAAGGATCACGGCCATTTCGGGCGCGCAGCTGAAGCCAGCTACGTCACCCAATCGACGCTGTCTGCCGGTCTGCGCGAGCTGGAAACGTTGATCGGCGTCGTGCTGGTCGAGCGCACTCGCCGCGTCGTCCGCTTCACGCCCCTGGGCGAGCGGATCGTCGACAAGGCCCGCCGCGTGCTGCGTGAGGCCGAGGAACTCGCAGACCTTGCCCGCGCCGCCGGCCGGCCCCTTTCCGGCGAGATGCGAATGAGCGTCATCCCGACCATCGCCCCTTTCCTGCTCCCGCGCATCCTCCCGCGCCTGCGCGCCGATTATCCCGACCTCAAACTGTTCCTGCGCGAGGAGCCGAGCGGCGCAGCGTGCGAAAGCCTGCATACCGGCCGCACCGATTGCGTGCTGCTTGCCCTTCCCTATGCCTGCGGCGATGTCGAGACGGCGCCGCTGTTCGACGACCGGTTGTTCGTCGCCTTCCCCGAGGGCGAATATGAGCCGGACCACAAATCGGTGACGCCGGGCGAAATCGACGAGACCCGGCTGCTGTTGCTCGAGGATGGTCACTGCCTCAAGGATCATGCGCTCGCCGCGTGCAACCGGCCGGAACTGCGGGCCGAGGCGACGATGCTCGGTACTTCGCTCCACACGATGGTGCAGATGGTCGATAACGGCCTTGGCGTGACCATGCTGCCCGAAATGGCGCTGGATGCAGGCATCCTCGATCATACGCAGGTCACCGCGCGGCCGCTTCAGGCCGAAAACCCGTCCCGCCGCATTGCGCTGGTGTGGCGCAAGGCCTCGCCGCGCGAGCGCGATTTCCGGCTGCTCGCCGAAGTGCTGGCTCAGTCGGGGTTATCGTCCGGACCGGTCCAGCGCGCCGCAGCCTGA
- a CDS encoding sulfite exporter TauE/SafE family protein, translated as MFEAIDFQALLPFIAVGFAAQIVDGALGMAFGVISSTLLVSVLGVPPATASAGVHLAECFTTGVSGISHAIHKNVNWKLFFRLLVPGIIGGVTGAYLLTSLDASITRPFVMGYLALIGIYLLWRGISFPTRHHREPKIVEPLGLAGGFLDAAGGGGWGPVVTSNLLIQGTQPRYTIGTVNSVEFFLTLSVSITFIFHLGLSAFTEAVVGLLVGGVLAAPFGALLAKRVPTKTLLILVGVVLTVTSSYSVYRALT; from the coding sequence ATGTTCGAAGCGATCGACTTCCAGGCACTTCTTCCCTTCATTGCCGTTGGATTCGCCGCGCAGATCGTGGATGGCGCGCTGGGCATGGCCTTCGGCGTCATATCCAGCACGCTGTTGGTCAGCGTGCTCGGCGTTCCGCCCGCGACCGCTTCGGCCGGTGTCCATCTGGCCGAGTGCTTCACCACCGGCGTTTCGGGCATCAGTCACGCGATTCATAAGAATGTGAATTGGAAGCTGTTCTTCCGCTTGCTCGTCCCCGGCATCATCGGCGGCGTCACCGGTGCGTATCTGCTCACCTCACTCGACGCCTCGATCACACGGCCGTTCGTGATGGGCTATCTTGCGCTGATCGGCATCTATCTGCTGTGGCGAGGCATCAGCTTTCCGACCCGCCATCATCGCGAGCCGAAGATCGTCGAACCCCTTGGCCTTGCCGGCGGCTTTCTCGACGCGGCGGGCGGCGGCGGCTGGGGTCCGGTCGTCACCAGCAACCTGCTGATCCAGGGCACGCAGCCACGCTACACGATCGGAACGGTCAACAGCGTCGAGTTTTTCCTGACTCTGTCGGTGTCGATCACCTTCATCTTCCATCTTGGCCTGTCAGCCTTCACCGAGGCTGTCGTCGGCCTGCTCGTCGGCGGCGTCCTCGCCGCACCGTTCGGCGCCCTGCTCGCCAAGCGCGTACCCACCAAGACGCTGCTGATCCTCGTCGGCGTCGTCCTGACAGTCACCAGCAGCTACAGCGTCTATCGCGCGCTGACTTGA